A genomic window from Salvia splendens isolate huo1 chromosome 11, SspV2, whole genome shotgun sequence includes:
- the LOC121755759 gene encoding glyceraldehyde-3-phosphate dehydrogenase A, chloroplastic-like, whose protein sequence is MASAALSSLQVGCSKGFSDFSGLRSSSASLPFPKRSNDDFLSVIAFQTSVVGGGNKRGVVEAKLKVAINGFGRIGRNFLRCWHGRKDSPLDVIAINDTGGVKQASHLLKYDSTLGIFDADVKPVGTDGISVDGKVIKVVSNRNPSNLPWGELGIDLVIEGTGVFVDRDGAGKHIQAGAKKVLITAPGKGDIPTYVVGVNADDYSHTDTIISNASCTTNCLAPFVKVLDQKFGIIKGTMTTTHSYTGDQRLLDASHRDLRRARAAALNIVPTSTGAAKAVALVLPQLKGKLNGIALRVPTPNVSVVDLVVQVEKKTFAEEVNEAFRASASNELSGILSVCDEPLVSVDFRCSDVSSTVDSSLTMVMGDDMVKVIAWYDNEWGYSQRVVDLADIVANNWK, encoded by the exons ATGGCTTCTGCTGCTCTTTCATCTCTGCAGGTTGGCTGCAGCAAAGGCTTCTCCGACTTCTCCGGCCTCCGCAGCTCCTCCGCCTCTCTCCCCTTCCCCAAGCGCTCCAACGACGACTTCCTCTCCGTCATCGCTTTCCAAACCTCCGTT GTTGGTGGTGGCAACAAGAGGGGAGTGGTGGAGGCCAAGCTTAAAGTGGCTATCAATGGTTTCGGTCGGATTGGGAGGAACTTCTTGAGGTGTTGGCATGGGAGGAAGGACTCCCCTCTCGACGTCATTGCCATCAACGACACCGGCGGCGTCAAGCAGGCTTCCCACCTCCTCAAATACGACTCCACGCTCGGCATCTTTGATGCCGACGTCAAGCCTGTTGGCACCGACGGTATCTCCGTTGATGGCAAGGTCATCAAAGTCGTCTCCAACCGCAACCCTTCTAACCTCCCGTGGGG GGAGTTGGGCATTGATCTTGTGATCGAGGGAACGGGAGTGTTCGTGGACAGAGATGGCGCCGGGAAGCACATCCAGGCGGGCGCGAAGAAGGTGCTCATCACCGCTCCCGGCAAGGGTGACATCCCGACCTATGTGGTTGGTGTCAACGCCGACGACTACAGCCACACCGACACCATCATCAGCAACGCCTCCTGCACCACCAACTGCCTCGCCCCATTCGTCAAAGTCCTTGACCAAAAGTTCG GTATCATCAAGGGAACTATGACCACCACCCACTCCTACACCGGAGACCAGAGGCTGCTCGACGCTAGCCACCGTGACCTGAGGCGCGCGAGAGCGGCAGCGCTCAACATCGTGCCAACATCCACCGGTGCAGCCAAGGCCGTTGCGCTTGTGCTCCCCCAGCTCAAGGGCAAGCTCAACGGCATTGCTCTCCGTGTCCCAACACCTAACGTCTCCGTGGTGGACCTCGTGGTGCAGGTTGAGAAGAAGACCTTTGCTGAGGAAGTGAATGAGGCTTTCAGGGCGTCCGCCAGCAATGAGCTCAGCGGCATCTTGTCCGTGTGCGACGAGCCTCTCGTCTCAGTCGACTTCCGCTGCAGCGACGTCTCCTCCACCGTGGATTCGTCGCTCACCATGGTCATGGGAGATGACATGGTGAAGGTGATTGCTTGGTATGACAATGAATGGGGATACTCACAGAGGGTGGTTGATCTTGCTGATATTGTTGCTAACAACTGGAAATGA
- the LOC121756498 gene encoding transmembrane protein 53-A-like — protein sequence MMGSLYGILQRPLFAASAFAIASVSTDCYDKLRPSKSSDASSPLEQSNPSCSSLDDPTSLWVSKIPISKLSQLSFVAGIRVPVPNLHIPIPSGNVNANYSLVASSPALLNSYQSADLANSAKPAAYTYRAPALPSDFLYRWHLPDPRAIDVSGGSDCSPAKSRTVVVLLGWLGAKQRHLKRYADWYTSRGFHAITFTFPMSELIRYQAGGKVEKDVELLVNHLADWLDEEPGKNLVFHTFSNTGWLTYGVILEKFQSKDVDLAGRIRGCVVDSAPVAVPDPQVFASGFSAAFLKKNSVAAKGSVIEPKTEVTIGTRTSFEVKPGMTEAALLLLLEKVFGVVLNHPSINWRLSDVMSLLTSEQPRCPQLYIYSSADKVIPAGSVESFIENQRRNGHEVRACNFISTPHVDHFRNQPELYSSQLTQFMEDCVLTTCKPPP from the exons ATGATGGGTTCCTTGTACGGAATCTTACAAAGGCCGCTTTTTGCGGCGTCTGCTTTCGCAATTGCCTCTGTCTCCACCGATTGCTATGACAAATTGCGGCCGTCTAAATCGTCAGACGCTTCTTCTCCCTTGGAACAATCGAACCCTTCATGCTCTTCCTTAGATGATCCAACCTCATTGTGGGTGTCGAAAATTCCTATTTCTAAGCTATCCCAACTGTCGTTTGTAGCCGGAATTCGAGTCCCCGTTCCTAATTTACACATACCAATCCCCTCTGGTAATGTTAATGCTAATTATTCTTTGGTGGCATCGTCCCCGGCCTTACTCAACTCATACCAGTCAGCCGATTTGGCAAACTCGGCCAAGCCGGCTGCCTACACGTATAGGGCCCCGGCATTGCCATCGGACTTTTTATATCGATGGCATTTGCCTGATCCTAGGGCAATCGATGTATCGGGAGGGTCGGATTGTTCGCCTGCAAAGTCTAGGACGGTGGTGGTGCTGCTAGGATGGTTAGGTGCTAAGCAGAGGCACCTCAAGAGATACGCTGATTGGTATACGTCGCGGGGGTTTCATGCCATTACGTTTACGTTTCCCATGTCGGAGCTGATTAGGTACCAAGCTGGGGGGAAGGTGGAGAAGGATGTGGAGTTGCTGGTGAACCATCTTGCTGATTGGTTGGATGAGGAGCCTGGCAAGAATTTGGTGTTTCACACGTTTAGTAACACGGGATGGCTCAC ATATGGTGTCATTTTGGAGAAGTTTCAGAGTAAGGATGTTGATCTGGCTGGGAGGATCAGAGGTTGTGTTGTGGATTCAGCTCCCGTTGCAGTCCCCGATCCACAG GTTTTTGCTTCTGGATTTTCTGCTGCTTTTCTGAAGAAGAATAGTGTTGCAGCAAAGGGTTCCGTTATTGAACCGAAGACAGAGGTAACAATCGGAACCAGAACCTCGTTCGAGGTCAAACCAGGCATGACTGAGGCAGCTCTGCTTCTACTTCTCGAGAAGGTCTTTGGAGTAGTTCTAAATCACCCTTCCATAAACTG GAGGCTTTCAGATGTGATGAGCCTGCTAACATCGGAGCAGCCAAGGTGTCCGCAGCTGTACATCTACAGCTCGGCTGACAAGGTGATCCCTGCAGGGTCTGTGGAGTCGTTTATCGAGAATCAACGGAGGAATGGGCACGAGGTTAGAGCGTGCAACTTCATCTCGACGCCCCATGTTGATCATTTTCGGAATCAACCTGAACTCTATTCTTCTCAGCTCACTCAATTTATGGAGGATTGTGTGCTCACCACCTGCAAACCTCCTCCTTAA
- the LOC121755637 gene encoding uncharacterized protein LOC121755637 isoform X1 has product MTAQQEVAAKMSIQVTESEIKQGLDFMKLRYDIFKRLQDDGASWDVGAAFVRASDDLWATILQRTPFAGAYYHRDDPYFSKLACLFGLGKVKKEEDVEVVLISDRTEKVSADEPSCYEITRCDAEVTSPTIFPPRTVCRKLFPEDDEPPTNRESTNEVGICFIDLDADGQLRTRFEKGRDLPTVPDGKKDKGGPSRVSPNTSSCASNSPKQLGRIFTKSQECRSGRMDIAHGCPSD; this is encoded by the exons ATGACAGCGCAGCAGGAGGTGGCGGCGAAGATGTCTATCCAAGTAACTGAGTCAGAGATCAAGCAGGGACTTGATTTCATGAAACTTAGGTACGACATATTCAAGAGGTTGCAGGATGACGGAGCTTCGTGGGACGTCGGGGCGGCGTTTGTACGGGCTAGTGACGACCTCTGGGCAACAATACTCCAG AGAACTCCTTTCGCCGGGGCATATTACCACCGTGATGACCCTTATTTCTCGAAGCTCGCTTGCTTGTTCGGGTTAGGCAAAGTGAAGAAGGAAGAGGATGTAGAAGTTGTACTCATATCTGACCGGACGGAGAAGGTATCCGCTGATGAGCCAAGTTGTTACGAGATTACTAGGTGTGACGCAGAGGTGACATCGCCGACTATTTTCCCACCACGTACGGTCTGCCGGAAGCTATTTCCGGAGGATGACGAACCCCCGACGAATCGCGAATCAACAAATGAAGTTGGCATTTGTTTCATTGACTTGGATGCCGATGGGCAGCTACGCACTAGGTTTGAGAAGGGTAGGGACTTGCCCACCGTACCCGACGGGAAGAAAGACAAGGGTGGCCCGTCAAGGGTCTCACCAAACACGAGCTCGTGTGCGTCGAACTCACCTAAGCAGCTTGGCCGTATATTTACAAAAAGCCAAGAGTGTAGATCGGGTAGAATGGATATTGCTCATGGGTGCCCAAGTGATTAG
- the LOC121755637 gene encoding uncharacterized protein LOC121755637 isoform X2, whose product MSIQVTESEIKQGLDFMKLRYDIFKRLQDDGASWDVGAAFVRASDDLWATILQRTPFAGAYYHRDDPYFSKLACLFGLGKVKKEEDVEVVLISDRTEKVSADEPSCYEITRCDAEVTSPTIFPPRTVCRKLFPEDDEPPTNRESTNEVGICFIDLDADGQLRTRFEKGRDLPTVPDGKKDKGGPSRVSPNTSSCASNSPKQLGRIFTKSQECRSGRMDIAHGCPSD is encoded by the exons ATGTCTATCCAAGTAACTGAGTCAGAGATCAAGCAGGGACTTGATTTCATGAAACTTAGGTACGACATATTCAAGAGGTTGCAGGATGACGGAGCTTCGTGGGACGTCGGGGCGGCGTTTGTACGGGCTAGTGACGACCTCTGGGCAACAATACTCCAG AGAACTCCTTTCGCCGGGGCATATTACCACCGTGATGACCCTTATTTCTCGAAGCTCGCTTGCTTGTTCGGGTTAGGCAAAGTGAAGAAGGAAGAGGATGTAGAAGTTGTACTCATATCTGACCGGACGGAGAAGGTATCCGCTGATGAGCCAAGTTGTTACGAGATTACTAGGTGTGACGCAGAGGTGACATCGCCGACTATTTTCCCACCACGTACGGTCTGCCGGAAGCTATTTCCGGAGGATGACGAACCCCCGACGAATCGCGAATCAACAAATGAAGTTGGCATTTGTTTCATTGACTTGGATGCCGATGGGCAGCTACGCACTAGGTTTGAGAAGGGTAGGGACTTGCCCACCGTACCCGACGGGAAGAAAGACAAGGGTGGCCCGTCAAGGGTCTCACCAAACACGAGCTCGTGTGCGTCGAACTCACCTAAGCAGCTTGGCCGTATATTTACAAAAAGCCAAGAGTGTAGATCGGGTAGAATGGATATTGCTCATGGGTGCCCAAGTGATTAG
- the LOC121756280 gene encoding E3 ubiquitin-protein ligase RING1-like: MSSSGVTVAEGGPQMFFCHQCERTVNITPSPAGDILCPSCNSGFVEEFQNPNPTPAPDPFLSDPLSLFLSQFLPSATTANPSPLSRPPTAAPESSLGQDAFDPVLYLMNLLANRRASGIDYQFVFDDHPSPASGFPLSTNLGDYFMGPGFEQLIQQLSENDPNRYGTPPASKSAVQALPSVTVDEGMLKSDLAQCAVCKDDLELGTVVKQMPCKHVYHDDCILPWLELHNSCPVCRYELPTDDADYESRNGASRGSSGGDGDAAGGSDGQRTVERRMTISFPWLFGGSDSGREGGGRNNQWQS; encoded by the coding sequence ATGTCCTCCAGCGGCGTCACGGTGGCGGAAGGCGGCCCGCAGATGTTCTTCTGCCACCAATGCGAGCGCACCGTCAACATCACCCCCTCCCCCGCCGGCGACATCCTCTGCCCCTCCTGCAACTCCGGCTTCGTCGAAGAAttccaaaaccctaaccctaccCCCGCCCCCGACCCCTTCCTCTCCGATCccctctccctcttcctctCCCAATTCCTCCCTTCCGCAACAACAGCAAACCCTAGCCCTCTCTCCCGCCCGCCCACGGCCGCCCCTGAGTCCTCCTTGGGCCAGGATGCCTTCGACCCGGTTCTCTACCTCATGAACCTCCTCGCCAatcgccgcgccagcggcattGACTATCAGTTCGTCTTCGACGACCATCCGTCGCCTGCTTCCGGATTCCCTCTCTCCACGAACCTCGGCGACTATTTCATGGGCCCTGGATTCGAGCAGTTGATCCAGCAATTGTCCGAGAACGATCCCAATCGTTACGGCACGCCTCCGGCCTCCAAGTCTGCTGTCCAGGCGCTGCCGAGCGTGACTGTGGACGAGGGCATGCTGAAATCGGACTTGGCGCAGTGTGCGGTGTGCAAGGATGATTTGGAATTGGGGACTGTTGTCAAGCAGATGCCTTGCAAGCATGTTTATCACGATGATTGCATTCTGCCCTGGCTGGAGCTGCATAATTCGTGCCCTGTGTGTCGCTATGAGCTTCCTACTGATGATGCGGACTATGAGAGCAGGAATGGAGCTTCTCGGGGGAGCAGCGGTGGGGATGGGGATGCGGCTGGGGGTTCTGATGGGCAGAGGACTGTGGAGAGGAGGATGACCATATCATTTCCTTGGCTGTTTGGAGGATCAGATTCAGGTCGTGAAGGTGGCGGCCGGAACAATCAGTGGCAGAGTTAA
- the LOC121754106 gene encoding thioredoxin X, chloroplastic-like has product MTIAFAPTSKPLPPVRAITATASCAYNASSSYTPCSSSFSNRSKIQLRNGRKSSPLLIKCGGSGAVQEIDESQFDDVVLKSTCPVLVEFVATWCGPCRLVAPAVQSLAKEYESKLTIVKVDHDANPGLIEEYKVYGLPALIMFQNGKEIPESRREGAISKSKLKEYIDKYLESVSVV; this is encoded by the exons ATGACTATCGCATTTGCCCCAACTTCCAAACCGCTCCCGCCGGTGCGAGCAATCACCGCCACTGCCAGCTGCGCCTACAACGCATCCTCCTCTTATACTCCGTGCTCTTCTTCATTCAGCAACCGCAGCAAGATTCAGTTGCGAAACGGGAGAAAATCGTCTCCGCTTCTAATAAAGTGTGGCGGCAGTGGCGCAGTGCAAGAGATTGACGAGAGTCAATTCGACGACGTCGTTTTGAAGTCTACGTGCCCTGTCCTCGTTGAGTTCGTCGCTACGTGGTGTGGTCCCTGCCGTTTGGTTGCTCCAGCGGTTCAATCACTTGCTAAG GAATATGAGAGCAAACTGACAATCGTGAAGGTTGATCATGATGCAAACCCTGGACTGATTGAGGAATACAAGGTGTATGGGTTGCCTGCATTGATCATGTTCCAGAATGGAAAGGAAATTCCTGAGAGCAGGAGGGAGGGTGCAATAAGCAAGAGTAAACTTAAAGAGTATATAGATAAATATCTAGAATCGGTATCTGTTGTTTAG